A genomic segment from Actinomadura hallensis encodes:
- a CDS encoding acyl-CoA dehydrogenase family protein: protein MPATRHLPTPEAEDLIALTREIAAKELAPRAADAERTGTFPREVFRTLGRAGLLTLPFPEEYGGGGQPYEIYLQALEEIGAAWASVGVGVSVHALSCFPLFTFGTDEQRARLLPGMLSGETLGAYCLSEAHAGSDPAAMRARAVRDGDHYVLNGAKAWTTHGGEADFYTVMARTSDDGPRGISCFHVPAGTPGLEFDTPEDKMGLMGSTTATVRLEDVRVPADNLIGAEGQGLSIALAGLDAGRLGIAAVATGLAQNALDVAVAYAKEREAFGKAIIEHQGLAFVLADMAAAIESARATYLSAARLKDAGRPYGREASIAKLVATDNAMKVTTDAVQVLGGAGYTRDFPVERFMREAKVMQIFEGTNQIQRLVISRHLAR from the coding sequence ATGCCCGCGACCCGGCATCTGCCCACCCCCGAGGCCGAGGACCTCATCGCGCTCACCCGCGAGATCGCGGCGAAGGAGCTGGCGCCGCGGGCCGCCGACGCCGAGCGCACCGGCACCTTCCCCCGCGAGGTGTTCAGGACGCTGGGGCGGGCGGGCCTGCTGACCCTCCCGTTCCCGGAGGAGTACGGAGGCGGCGGCCAGCCGTACGAGATCTACCTCCAGGCCCTGGAGGAGATCGGCGCGGCGTGGGCGAGCGTCGGCGTCGGGGTCAGCGTGCACGCGCTGTCGTGCTTCCCCCTGTTCACCTTCGGGACCGACGAGCAGCGCGCCCGCCTGCTGCCCGGCATGCTCTCGGGCGAGACGCTCGGCGCGTACTGCCTGTCGGAGGCGCACGCGGGGTCCGACCCGGCGGCGATGCGCGCCAGGGCCGTCCGCGACGGCGACCACTACGTGCTGAACGGCGCCAAGGCGTGGACCACCCACGGCGGCGAGGCCGACTTCTACACCGTCATGGCCCGCACCTCGGACGACGGCCCCCGCGGCATCTCCTGCTTCCACGTGCCCGCCGGCACGCCCGGGCTGGAGTTCGACACGCCCGAGGACAAGATGGGCCTGATGGGGTCGACCACCGCCACCGTCCGGCTGGAGGACGTCCGTGTTCCGGCGGACAACCTGATCGGCGCCGAGGGCCAGGGCCTGTCGATCGCGCTCGCGGGGCTCGACGCGGGACGGCTCGGCATCGCCGCGGTCGCCACCGGCCTCGCCCAGAACGCCCTCGACGTCGCCGTCGCCTACGCCAAGGAGCGCGAGGCGTTCGGCAAGGCGATCATCGAGCACCAGGGCCTGGCGTTCGTGCTCGCCGACATGGCCGCCGCGATCGAGTCGGCGCGCGCCACGTACCTGTCGGCGGCGCGGCTGAAGGACGCGGGCCGCCCCTACGGCCGCGAGGCGTCCATCGCCAAGCTCGTCGCCACCGACAACGCGATGAAGGTCACCACCGACGCCGTGCAGGTGCTCGGCGGCGCCGGCTACACCCGCGACTTCCCCGTCGAGCGCTTCATGCGCGAGGCGAAGGTGATGCAGATCTTCGAGGGGACCAACCAGATCCAGCGCCTGGTGATCTCCCGCCACCTGGCCCGCTGA
- a CDS encoding DUF742 domain-containing protein, whose product MEKPRERWVGREAGPIVRPYAMTRGRTRPRGVVVDLVTIVVATGRTPGDRVWLSREQRRLLELCRRPSTPADLASETDLPFRVVQILLEDLHQYGLVEVVPQTDPDEQTDRPDPRILMRVLDELRRL is encoded by the coding sequence GTGGAGAAGCCGAGAGAGCGGTGGGTCGGGCGCGAGGCGGGCCCGATCGTCCGGCCGTACGCGATGACCCGGGGCCGCACCCGTCCCCGGGGCGTGGTCGTCGACCTCGTCACCATCGTCGTCGCGACCGGCCGCACCCCGGGCGACCGTGTGTGGCTGTCGCGGGAGCAGCGCCGGCTCCTGGAGCTGTGCCGGCGGCCCTCCACCCCCGCCGACCTCGCCTCGGAGACCGACCTGCCGTTCAGGGTCGTGCAGATCCTGCTGGAGGACCTGCACCAGTACGGGCTGGTCGAGGTGGTGCCGCAGACCGACCCCGACGAGCAGACCGACCGTCCCGATCCCCGCATCCTGATGAGAGTGCTCGATGAACTCCGCCGCCTCTGA
- a CDS encoding sensor histidine kinase — MERRASSPEELDDLFRLDHLTTRMRRHAEGLVILAGSPTMRAWDHPVPAEDVVRAAIAEVEDYTRVEVAGASSAAVIGAVVADVIHLLAELIENAASFSPPTTEVTVKVETVANGLAVEVVDRGIGLSKEERDELNRRLASAVEFDLADTERLGLFVVARLAARHGIEVSLQPSVYGGTTAVVLIPHTLVVLEDEWRLDDGERWPQPVAAAAGGPLRLGRAARTALPALPAARDGGRPAATPPAGSRPHGGGKAAADGPAPHPRDGAAADGEADEDETADSEITGRLPRRIRQRHLAPQLRRPRPPASGRAAPGGRAGPAAEHDDDFEEPSPELSRDLMSSLQSGWLRGRDAEDDTATDDPRDEWGES, encoded by the coding sequence ATGGAGCGCCGCGCGTCCAGCCCGGAGGAGCTGGACGACCTGTTCCGCCTCGACCACCTGACCACGCGCATGCGGCGGCACGCCGAGGGCCTGGTCATCCTGGCCGGGTCGCCGACCATGCGGGCCTGGGACCATCCCGTCCCCGCCGAGGACGTGGTCCGCGCCGCGATCGCCGAGGTGGAGGACTACACCCGCGTCGAGGTGGCCGGCGCCTCCTCGGCCGCCGTCATCGGCGCCGTCGTCGCCGACGTCATCCACCTGCTCGCCGAGCTGATCGAGAACGCCGCGTCCTTCTCGCCGCCGACCACCGAGGTGACCGTGAAGGTCGAGACCGTCGCCAACGGGCTGGCGGTCGAGGTGGTCGACCGCGGCATCGGCCTGTCCAAGGAGGAGCGGGACGAGCTGAACCGGCGGCTCGCCAGCGCCGTCGAGTTCGACCTGGCCGACACCGAGCGCCTCGGCCTGTTCGTCGTGGCGCGGCTCGCGGCGCGGCACGGCATCGAGGTGTCGCTGCAGCCGTCGGTGTACGGGGGCACGACCGCGGTCGTGCTCATCCCGCACACGCTGGTGGTCCTGGAGGACGAGTGGCGGCTCGACGACGGGGAGCGGTGGCCGCAGCCGGTCGCCGCGGCGGCGGGCGGCCCGCTGCGCCTCGGCCGTGCCGCCCGCACGGCGCTCCCGGCGCTGCCCGCGGCCCGTGACGGCGGGCGGCCCGCCGCCACGCCGCCGGCCGGGTCCCGCCCGCACGGCGGCGGGAAGGCGGCGGCGGACGGGCCCGCCCCGCACCCCCGCGACGGCGCGGCCGCGGACGGCGAGGCCGACGAGGACGAGACCGCCGACAGCGAGATCACCGGGCGTCTTCCGCGGCGGATCCGGCAGCGCCACCTGGCGCCCCAGCTGCGCCGCCCGCGCCCCCCGGCGTCCGGGCGGGCCGCGCCGGGCGGCCGGGCGGGTCCGGCCGCGGAGCACGACGACGACTTCGAGGAGCCGAGCCCGGAGCTCAGCCGCGACCTGATGTCCTCGCTGCAGTCCGGATGGCTGCGCGGAAGGGACGCCGAGGACGACACGGCCACTGACGATCCGCGCGACGAATGGGGGGAATCATGA
- a CDS encoding roadblock/LC7 domain-containing protein — translation MTQQSHATGELDWLLDDLVERVGEVHQAVLLSRDGLVMGASGGVTRKDAEFLAALSSGFHSLANGAREHFQAKQVRQTVVELDGLLFFVMPAGQGSCLAVLSDADGNAGLVAYETTMLIKRVRRHLSTSPRTAAEDGDSPQNAGA, via the coding sequence ATGACGCAGCAGAGCCACGCCACCGGCGAGCTCGACTGGCTGCTCGACGATCTCGTGGAGCGGGTCGGCGAGGTCCATCAGGCCGTGCTGCTGTCCCGTGACGGTCTGGTCATGGGCGCGTCCGGCGGCGTCACCCGCAAGGACGCCGAGTTCCTGGCGGCGCTGTCGTCGGGCTTCCACAGCCTGGCCAACGGGGCCCGGGAGCACTTCCAGGCGAAGCAGGTGCGGCAGACCGTCGTGGAGCTGGACGGCCTGCTGTTCTTCGTCATGCCCGCAGGGCAGGGCAGCTGCCTGGCCGTCCTCAGCGACGCGGACGGCAACGCCGGACTGGTCGCCTACGAGACGACCATGCTCATCAAGCGCGTGCGGCGGCACCTGTCCACCTCGCCCCGGACGGCCGCCGAGGACGGGGACTCCCCGCAGAACGCGGGCGCCTAG
- a CDS encoding GTP-binding protein, whose amino-acid sequence MAGGFGVGKTTLVGAVSEIRPLRTEEVLTDASVPVDDLRGVERKTTTTVAMDFGRLTFSGGVRLYLFGTPGQERFWFMWDQIAYGAVGAIVLVDTRRLTTSFASIDFFEQREIPFVVAANVFDGARRYTVEEIRDALDVDPHVPVMLCDVRRRESARDVLVTLVEHAVRFSAPV is encoded by the coding sequence GTGGCCGGGGGCTTCGGCGTCGGCAAGACCACCCTGGTCGGCGCGGTCAGCGAGATCCGCCCGCTGCGCACCGAGGAGGTCCTCACCGACGCCTCCGTCCCCGTGGACGACCTGCGCGGCGTGGAGCGCAAGACCACCACGACCGTCGCGATGGACTTCGGGCGGCTGACGTTCTCCGGCGGCGTCCGGCTGTACCTGTTCGGGACGCCCGGGCAGGAGCGGTTCTGGTTCATGTGGGACCAGATCGCCTACGGCGCGGTCGGCGCTATCGTCCTGGTCGACACCCGCCGGCTCACCACGAGCTTCGCGTCCATCGACTTCTTCGAGCAGCGGGAGATCCCGTTCGTCGTCGCCGCCAACGTCTTCGACGGCGCCCGCCGCTACACCGTCGAGGAGATCCGCGACGCCCTGGACGTCGACCCGCACGTGCCGGTCATGCTGTGCGACGTGCGCCGCCGCGAATCGGCCCGGGACGTCCTGGTCACCCTGGTGGAGCACGCCGTCCGGTTCTCCGCGCCCGTCTAG
- a CDS encoding M28 family metallopeptidase, protein MRKAALAALLGLSLAATTVAAVPAQAKPTSPQLAELVKLKNVRHHQKNLQKIADANGGNRAAGLPGSEITVKYIADQLRRAGYKPKIQDFTFDFWQELSEPVFEQTAPEQRAFTPGDDFATMQYSGAGDVTAAATPVDTESEGVGSGCEPEDFAGFPEGNIALIQRGGCTFALKTDHAIAAGASAVAIYQLPDQPGPVAGTLSAPYDVPVIGPTNAVGTDLVRRAQDGGVTLRIKTDTFTEEREASNVVADTRRGKKDNVVVVGAHLDSVAEGAGINDNGSGVAALLEMAKQIGKLGPKVRNTVRFAFWGAEEEGLLGSQHYVDSLSQAERDKIALNLNFDMIGSPNFVRFVYDGDNSEGQNPIESPAGSGAIEKAFTDYFAARGLPTDPTPFNGRSDYNAFITVGIPAGGLFTGAEGIKTPEQAARYGGTAGEAYDPCYHAACDDYGNVNLEGYDQMIDAAAAVTQKFAYSTLTVNGNELAKKRVRVKRHAPPGLIGHHSAR, encoded by the coding sequence ATGCGCAAAGCCGCGCTGGCAGCACTCCTGGGCCTTTCGCTCGCCGCGACGACCGTGGCGGCGGTCCCGGCACAGGCCAAGCCGACATCACCCCAGTTGGCCGAGCTCGTCAAGCTCAAGAACGTCCGGCACCACCAGAAGAACCTGCAGAAGATCGCGGACGCCAACGGCGGCAACCGCGCCGCCGGGCTCCCCGGCAGCGAGATCACCGTCAAGTACATCGCCGATCAGCTCCGAAGAGCCGGATACAAACCGAAGATCCAGGACTTCACGTTCGACTTCTGGCAGGAACTGTCGGAACCGGTCTTCGAGCAGACCGCCCCCGAGCAGCGGGCCTTCACGCCCGGTGACGACTTCGCCACGATGCAGTACTCCGGCGCCGGCGACGTCACCGCCGCCGCGACGCCCGTCGACACCGAGTCCGAAGGGGTCGGCAGCGGCTGCGAGCCGGAGGACTTCGCCGGCTTCCCCGAGGGGAACATCGCGCTGATCCAGCGCGGCGGCTGCACCTTCGCCCTCAAGACCGACCACGCGATCGCGGCCGGCGCCTCCGCCGTCGCGATCTACCAGCTGCCCGACCAGCCCGGCCCGGTCGCCGGCACGCTGTCCGCGCCGTACGACGTCCCGGTCATCGGGCCGACCAACGCCGTCGGGACCGACCTCGTCCGGCGGGCGCAGGACGGCGGGGTCACGCTGCGGATCAAGACCGACACCTTCACCGAGGAGCGGGAGGCGTCCAACGTCGTCGCCGACACCCGCCGCGGCAAGAAGGACAACGTGGTCGTCGTCGGCGCCCACCTCGACAGCGTCGCCGAGGGAGCCGGCATCAACGACAACGGCTCCGGCGTCGCGGCGCTGCTGGAGATGGCCAAGCAGATCGGCAAGCTCGGGCCGAAGGTCCGCAACACCGTGCGGTTCGCCTTCTGGGGCGCCGAGGAGGAGGGCCTGCTCGGCTCCCAGCACTACGTGGACAGCCTGTCCCAGGCCGAGCGTGACAAGATCGCGCTGAACCTCAACTTCGACATGATCGGCTCGCCGAACTTCGTGCGGTTCGTCTACGACGGAGACAACAGCGAGGGGCAGAACCCGATCGAGTCGCCCGCCGGGTCCGGGGCGATCGAGAAGGCGTTCACCGACTACTTCGCCGCGCGCGGGCTCCCCACCGACCCGACGCCGTTCAACGGGCGGTCGGACTACAACGCCTTCATCACCGTCGGCATCCCCGCCGGGGGCCTGTTCACCGGCGCGGAGGGCATCAAGACGCCCGAGCAGGCGGCGAGGTACGGCGGCACCGCGGGCGAGGCGTACGACCCGTGCTACCACGCCGCATGCGACGACTACGGCAACGTGAACCTCGAGGGCTACGACCAGATGATCGACGCCGCCGCGGCGGTCACCCAGAAGTTCGCGTACAGCACGCTGACCGTCAACGGAAACGAGCTCGCCAAGAAGCGGGTGAGGGTCAAGCGGCACGCCCCGCCCGGCCTGATCGGCCACCACAGCGCCCGGTGA
- a CDS encoding LLM class F420-dependent oxidoreductase yields the protein MTKINLGRLGIWRPWNELDPGLAEDVEDLGYGTIWIGGSPRGDLKIAERLLAATDRIVIATGIVNMWATPAEEVAASFHRLEDAYPGRFLLGVGIGHPETTGEYRSPYETMVRYLDRLDAEKVPVERRVLAALGPRVLRLSAERAAGAHPYLTTPEHTRRARETVGPGAILAPDQKVVLGAGPEEARALAREKIGFYFRLRNYVSNWKRLGFTDEDVAGEGSDAIIDALVAHGDAAAVTARLSAHLEAGADHVAVQVLTAEQGGDPRPALRAIAETLPLR from the coding sequence ATGACGAAGATCAATCTGGGACGTCTCGGGATCTGGCGGCCGTGGAACGAGCTCGACCCGGGACTGGCCGAGGACGTGGAGGACCTCGGCTACGGCACGATCTGGATCGGCGGTTCGCCGCGCGGGGACCTGAAGATCGCCGAGCGGCTCCTGGCCGCCACCGACCGCATCGTGATCGCGACCGGGATCGTGAACATGTGGGCCACCCCGGCCGAGGAGGTCGCCGCGTCCTTCCACCGGCTCGAGGACGCCTACCCCGGCCGGTTCCTGCTCGGCGTCGGGATCGGGCACCCGGAGACGACCGGCGAGTACCGCAGCCCGTACGAGACGATGGTCCGGTATCTGGACCGGCTCGACGCGGAGAAGGTCCCCGTGGAGCGGCGGGTGCTCGCCGCTCTGGGCCCGAGGGTGCTGCGGCTGTCGGCCGAGCGCGCCGCGGGCGCGCATCCGTACCTGACCACGCCCGAGCACACGCGGCGGGCGCGGGAGACGGTGGGCCCCGGGGCGATCCTGGCCCCCGACCAGAAGGTCGTGCTCGGGGCGGGGCCCGAGGAGGCCCGCGCGCTGGCGCGGGAGAAGATCGGTTTCTACTTCCGGCTGCGGAACTACGTCTCCAACTGGAAGCGGCTCGGCTTCACCGACGAGGACGTCGCCGGTGAGGGCAGCGACGCGATCATCGACGCGCTGGTCGCCCACGGGGACGCGGCGGCGGTGACCGCCCGGCTGTCGGCCCACCTGGAGGCGGGCGCCGACCACGTGGCCGTCCAGGTGCTCACCGCCGAGCAGGGCGGCGACCCGCGTCCCGCGCTGCGCGCCATCGCCGAGACGCTCCCGCTCCGCTGA
- the polA gene encoding DNA polymerase I, with protein sequence MTDRPCLLLLDGHSLAYRAYHALPVENFATTAGQPTNVVYGFANTLANVLRDERPTHAAVAFDVSRRTFRAEAYPGYKATRSRSPEGFGEQLRILDELLAAMSVPVLRAPGYEADDVIASLAAKAEAEGLRVLVVTGDRDVLQLVSENVTVLYYYRTASEMIRYTPEAVREKYGLSPAQYADYAALRGDPSDNLPGIPGVGEKTAAKWIREFGSLDALLDRAGEVRGKAGERLRAALGTVRLNRRLTELVRDLDLPVDIADLRRRPYDLPAFTSLLDDLEFRNPSLRQRLFAADPGGGRRARTAEGEPQRIEGAELGPDELAGWLADHAAGLTGLAADHTWARGEGDIARIALASGDGHAASFEPSALTGADERAFAGWLADPRRPKAVHDLKSLLRVFGERGWRLDGVASDIALAAYLLLPGLAAYGIADLAGRHLGRRPPDEGAAGLMLSARAVLDLAGRFAPDLAATAMDAVLREVELPLSDLLARVERAGVHVDAGRLRELERRFAAAMERAADEAAAIAGRRFNPGSTKQLREVLFEELDLPRTKKIKSGYSTDADALTWLATQTDNGLPQILLRHRDLARLRTTVAGLIREIGADGRIHTTFQQTVAVTGRLTSTEPNLQVIPVRTEEGRSIRRAFTPGPGYESLMTADYGQLELRVMAHLSQDPTLLAAFESGEDLHSTLAARVFRVAPDAVTPEMRRKIKAMSYGLAYGLSAFGLARRLGISMAEARPLMDAYFERLGGVRDYLDHVVGEARATGYTTTILGRRRYLPHLAGDDRRRRETSERMALNAPVQGSAADIVKIAMLRVDGALARAGLRSRLLLQVHDEIVLEVAPGERDAAEEIVRTEMTAAYPLSVGLEVAVGAGPDWNAAAH encoded by the coding sequence ATGACGGACCGGCCGTGCCTCCTGCTCCTGGACGGCCACTCGCTGGCCTACCGGGCGTACCACGCGCTGCCGGTCGAGAACTTCGCGACCACCGCCGGCCAGCCCACCAACGTCGTCTACGGGTTCGCGAACACGCTGGCCAACGTGCTGCGCGACGAGCGGCCGACGCACGCGGCGGTCGCGTTCGACGTGTCGCGGCGGACGTTCCGGGCCGAGGCGTACCCCGGGTACAAGGCGACGCGGTCGCGCTCGCCGGAGGGGTTCGGCGAACAGCTGCGGATCCTCGACGAGCTGCTCGCCGCGATGAGCGTGCCCGTGCTGCGGGCCCCCGGCTACGAGGCCGACGACGTCATCGCCTCCCTCGCCGCCAAGGCCGAGGCGGAGGGGCTGCGCGTCCTCGTCGTCACCGGGGACAGGGACGTGCTCCAGCTCGTCAGTGAGAACGTCACCGTCCTGTACTACTACCGGACGGCCTCGGAGATGATCCGGTACACCCCGGAGGCGGTGCGGGAGAAGTACGGGCTGAGCCCCGCGCAGTACGCGGACTACGCCGCGCTGCGCGGCGACCCGTCCGACAACCTGCCCGGCATCCCCGGCGTCGGCGAGAAGACCGCGGCGAAGTGGATCCGCGAGTTCGGGTCCCTCGACGCCCTGCTGGACCGTGCCGGCGAGGTGAGGGGCAAGGCGGGGGAGAGGCTGCGCGCGGCGCTCGGCACCGTGCGGCTGAACCGGCGGCTGACCGAGCTCGTCCGCGACCTGGACCTGCCGGTGGACATCGCGGACCTGCGGCGGCGCCCCTACGACCTGCCCGCGTTCACGTCGCTGCTGGACGACCTGGAGTTCCGCAACCCCAGCCTCCGGCAGCGGCTGTTCGCCGCGGACCCGGGCGGCGGGCGCCGCGCCCGGACGGCGGAGGGGGAGCCGCAGCGGATCGAGGGCGCCGAACTGGGGCCGGACGAGCTGGCGGGCTGGCTCGCGGACCACGCGGCCGGCCTGACCGGGCTGGCCGCCGACCACACCTGGGCCCGCGGCGAAGGGGACATCGCCCGGATCGCCCTCGCGTCCGGCGACGGCCACGCCGCGTCGTTCGAGCCGTCCGCACTCACCGGGGCCGACGAGCGCGCCTTCGCCGGCTGGCTGGCCGACCCGCGCCGCCCCAAGGCCGTCCACGATCTGAAGTCGCTGCTGCGCGTGTTCGGCGAGCGCGGGTGGCGGCTGGACGGCGTCGCCTCCGACATCGCGCTGGCCGCGTACCTGCTCCTGCCCGGCCTCGCCGCGTACGGGATCGCCGACCTCGCCGGACGCCACCTCGGGCGCCGGCCTCCCGACGAGGGGGCCGCCGGGCTGATGCTCAGCGCCCGCGCCGTCCTCGACCTCGCGGGCCGGTTCGCCCCGGACCTCGCCGCCACCGCCATGGACGCGGTGCTGCGCGAGGTGGAGCTGCCCCTGTCGGACCTGCTCGCCAGGGTGGAGCGCGCCGGCGTCCACGTCGACGCCGGCCGGTTGCGCGAGCTGGAGCGGAGGTTCGCCGCGGCGATGGAGCGCGCGGCCGACGAGGCCGCCGCCATCGCCGGGCGGCGCTTCAACCCGGGGTCGACGAAGCAGCTGCGGGAGGTGCTGTTCGAGGAGCTGGATCTGCCCAGGACGAAGAAGATCAAGTCCGGGTACTCCACGGACGCCGACGCGCTGACCTGGCTCGCGACCCAGACCGACAACGGCCTGCCGCAGATCCTGCTGCGGCACCGCGACCTCGCGCGGCTGCGCACGACCGTGGCCGGGCTGATCAGGGAGATCGGCGCGGACGGGCGGATCCACACCACCTTCCAGCAGACCGTCGCCGTCACCGGGCGCCTCACCTCCACCGAACCGAACCTGCAGGTCATCCCCGTCCGGACCGAGGAGGGGCGGAGCATCCGCCGGGCGTTCACGCCCGGCCCCGGATACGAGTCGCTGATGACCGCCGACTACGGCCAGCTCGAACTGCGCGTCATGGCACACCTGTCGCAGGACCCGACGCTGCTCGCCGCGTTCGAGTCCGGAGAGGACCTCCACTCGACGCTGGCCGCGCGGGTGTTCCGGGTCGCCCCGGACGCCGTCACCCCGGAGATGCGCCGCAAGATCAAGGCGATGTCGTACGGGCTGGCGTACGGGCTGTCGGCGTTCGGGCTGGCCCGGCGGCTCGGCATCTCGATGGCGGAGGCGCGGCCGCTCATGGACGCCTACTTCGAGCGGCTCGGCGGCGTCCGCGACTACCTCGACCACGTCGTCGGCGAGGCCCGCGCCACCGGCTACACCACCACGATCCTCGGCCGCCGCCGCTACCTGCCCCACCTGGCCGGCGACGATCGGCGGCGCCGCGAGACCTCAGAGCGGATGGCGCTGAACGCGCCGGTGCAGGGCTCGGCCGCCGACATCGTCAAGATCGCGATGCTGCGGGTGGACGGGGCGCTAGCCCGCGCGGGGCTGCGCAGCCGCCTGCTGCTCCAGGTCCACGACGAGATCGTCCTGGAGGTCGCGCCCGGCGAGCGGGACGCGGCGGAGGAGATCGTGCGCACCGAGATGACCGCCGCCTACCCGCTCAGCGTCGGCCTGGAGGTCGCCGTCGGCGCCGGGCCCGACTGGAACGCCGCCGCCCACTGA
- a CDS encoding nitrate- and nitrite sensing domain-containing protein, which translates to MAEIEQARVPTRRPRTRPIGLRIAMLLAVPLASLIVLWAIAAVPALNAAVKRAAFAANSDAIGQPSNLAMQGVQMERAAAVAALTAPSDATMRGFAEQRAKTDQVVAAFRKSARSPEVRDRMDDGDARRVHNVSEAFGALDDIRSRIESRSATPLEAVNAYSEVFDNIVRLLTNLVNLDDPGIVRQTNGLLYLYWAQDFMQREDALLTTLSGRRLNAASRAAFAGWAGTREHYVRLGLMGLDGELARMMNALVSSPAYGTFLQMESGVVKRGAPPAPGEWKAAVGELTPLWLGTSQKAGEIMAKDLAEPAAQRVRTRFLLSLGVGLLAVIASVALSLLFARRLAAELRNLQRSAQHLAHERLPDVVARLRRGEDVDVDAEAPRPHVGGTREVALVSEAFDTVQRTAVSTAIGEAELRASINRSSSTCRGGASRCCTGSCGCWTRWSAARPARRSWTTCSASTT; encoded by the coding sequence GTGGCGGAAATCGAACAGGCGCGCGTGCCCACGAGGCGGCCGCGCACCCGGCCCATCGGGCTGCGGATCGCGATGCTGCTGGCGGTCCCCCTCGCGTCGCTGATCGTCCTGTGGGCGATCGCGGCCGTGCCCGCCCTGAACGCCGCGGTCAAGAGGGCCGCCTTCGCCGCCAACTCCGACGCGATCGGCCAGCCCTCCAACCTCGCCATGCAGGGCGTCCAGATGGAGCGCGCCGCGGCGGTCGCCGCGCTCACCGCGCCCTCGGACGCGACCATGCGCGGGTTCGCGGAGCAGCGGGCCAAGACCGACCAGGTCGTCGCGGCGTTCCGGAAGTCCGCGCGGTCGCCCGAGGTCAGGGACCGCATGGACGACGGCGACGCCCGGCGCGTCCACAACGTCTCCGAGGCGTTCGGCGCGCTGGACGACATCCGGTCGCGGATCGAGTCCCGCAGCGCGACCCCGCTGGAGGCCGTGAACGCCTACAGCGAGGTGTTCGACAACATCGTCCGGCTGCTCACCAACCTGGTGAACCTCGACGACCCCGGGATCGTCCGGCAGACCAACGGCCTGCTGTACCTGTACTGGGCCCAGGACTTCATGCAGCGCGAGGACGCGCTGCTGACCACCCTGTCCGGACGGCGGCTCAACGCCGCGAGCCGCGCCGCCTTCGCCGGATGGGCGGGCACCCGCGAGCACTACGTCCGGCTCGGGCTGATGGGCCTGGACGGCGAGCTCGCCCGGATGATGAACGCCCTGGTGAGCTCCCCCGCGTACGGCACCTTCCTGCAGATGGAGAGCGGCGTGGTGAAGCGCGGCGCGCCCCCCGCGCCCGGCGAGTGGAAGGCCGCCGTCGGGGAGCTGACCCCGCTCTGGCTGGGGACGTCCCAGAAGGCCGGCGAGATCATGGCGAAGGACCTCGCCGAGCCGGCCGCCCAGCGGGTCCGGACGCGGTTCCTGCTGAGCCTCGGGGTCGGGCTGCTGGCCGTCATCGCGTCGGTGGCGCTGTCGCTGCTGTTCGCCCGCCGCCTCGCGGCCGAGCTCAGGAACCTGCAGCGGTCGGCGCAGCACCTGGCGCACGAGCGGCTCCCGGACGTCGTGGCGCGGCTCCGGCGCGGCGAGGACGTGGACGTCGACGCGGAGGCGCCCCGCCCCCACGTGGGCGGCACGCGCGAGGTGGCCCTGGTCAGCGAGGCGTTCGACACCGTCCAGCGGACCGCGGTGTCCACCGCGATCGGCGAGGCCGAGCTGCGCGCGAGCATCAACCGGTCTTCATCAACCTGTCGTGGCGGAGCCAGTCGCTGCTGCACCGGCAGCTGCGGCTGCTGGACCAGATGGAGCGCCGCGCGTCCAGCCCGGAGGAGCTGGACGACCTGTTCCGCCTCGACCACCTGA
- a CDS encoding TetR/AcrR family transcriptional regulator: MSTLDGAPTTTGDRTTVDRTPGDRTALDRTAGAPTGRAARALRRRELLVGRLIDVFLERGFAGLSVAEMAAVLRCSKSTLYSIAASREQIIVAVVRAFFRRATERVEAVLDANADPRDRVGAYLRAISAELAPATPAFFADLDAFPPAREIYKQNTGYAVRRVQGLVREASPGADAAFVGAVAGQVMESIHRGEIKAQTGLDDSAAYAALAELIVARMSAG; the protein is encoded by the coding sequence ATGAGCACGCTGGACGGCGCCCCCACCACCACCGGTGACCGCACCACCGTCGACCGCACTCCCGGCGACCGCACCGCCCTCGACCGCACCGCCGGCGCCCCCACCGGCAGGGCCGCCCGCGCGCTGCGGCGGCGCGAGCTGCTCGTCGGCCGCCTCATCGACGTCTTCCTCGAGCGCGGGTTCGCCGGGCTGAGCGTCGCGGAGATGGCCGCCGTCCTGCGCTGCTCGAAGAGCACCCTCTACTCGATCGCCGCGAGCCGCGAGCAGATCATCGTGGCCGTCGTCCGGGCGTTCTTCCGCCGCGCGACCGAGCGGGTGGAGGCCGTCCTCGACGCGAACGCCGACCCCCGCGACCGCGTCGGCGCCTACCTGCGCGCGATCTCCGCGGAGCTGGCGCCCGCGACGCCCGCGTTCTTCGCCGACCTCGACGCCTTCCCGCCCGCCCGCGAGATCTACAAGCAGAACACGGGCTACGCCGTCCGCCGCGTGCAGGGGCTCGTCCGCGAGGCGTCGCCGGGCGCGGACGCGGCCTTCGTCGGCGCCGTCGCGGGCCAGGTCATGGAGTCCATCCACCGCGGCGAGATCAAGGCGCAGACGGGCCTGGACGACTCGGCCGCCTACGCCGCCCTCGCGGAGCTCATCGTCGCCCGCATGAGCGCCGGGTAG